TGATGAGCGGCCTCTTCACGCCGATCGACAGCATGCCGATCTGGGCGCAGTGGATGGCCGAGTTGAATCCGGTCAAGCATTTCGTGGTCATCATGCGTGCCGTGCTGGTGCGCGGCGCCGACCTCAGCGGCATCGCGGTACCGCTTGGCGCCCTGGCAGCGCTCGGCCTGCTGGTGCTGACGGGCGCCGTGCGCCAGTATTCCAAGACGCACGGTTAGTCGTCGCCCTGGAGTCCCTATGGTTCGCGCCCTGTTCGTTCTCTTCCTTGCGGCACCCGTCGCGGCCCGGATCGAGATCGCTCCACCGGACATCCCCTGTCACCTCACGCGGGCTATCCCGATCGGGGCAAGCTCACGATGACGTCGCGCTCTCAAAGAGCAACCCAGGTTGCGCCAGCGTAGCGAGCGGCACGGCTTCGACCTGATCGGCCAGCGCAAACCGCCGGCTTCCGGGGTACACGATGGCAACCCGATCGAGACTCAGGTCCACGAGCGCGTTGCGGATCGAGGGCGTGATGCGCGGAACGTCAGCACGTTTGCACTCGACGCCCAACAACCGGTCGCCTCGGCGGAGCAGCAGGTCGATTTCGGCGCCGCGATGCGTGGCCCAGAACCAGGCTTCATCGTGCGGTTCGGCGGCCAGGACCTGCTCGATGGCGAAGCCCTCCCACGATGCACCCAGCTTGGGATGCGAGAGCAGGGCGCTCTCGGTTTCCACGCCCAGCAATTGATGCAGCAACCCGCTGTCACGCACATAGATCTTGGGTGACTTGACCTGGCGCTTGCTCACGTTGGCAAACCATGGCTGCAGCTGGCGAATCATGTGCGCATCTGTCAATAGGTCCAGATAGCGCCGAGTCACTGCCGGCTTCACACCAAGCGCATAGGCCGGCTCGGTGGCATTCCAGGTCTGCCCATGGTAGTGCGCGAGCATCGTCCAGAATCGGAGGAGCGCAACGGCGGGAACCCGGACGCCCCACTGCGGCAGGTCCCGTTCCAGCAAGGTCTGCACAAAGGCTTTCCGCCACGCGATACTGTCGTCCTCCGTCTGCGCCAAGTACGCACGGGGAAATCCCCCCCGACGCCACAGATCGTTGGCCGATTCGGCCCCCAGCTCGGCAAGCGTGAAACCGCCGATGTCGATGCGCTCCGCCCGACCAGCCAGGCTTTCCGATGACTGGCGCATCAGATCGCCCGAGGCGCTGCCGAGGATCAGGAATCGGGCCGGGGTCCCAGGGCGGTCCGCCAGCACGCGCAGAACCGGGAAGAGATCGGGCCGACGCTGCACCTCATCGATGACGATCAGGCCTCGCAACGGGTCGAGGGCCGTCCGTGGCTCGTCGAGGCGGCCCAGGCTCAACGGATCCTCGAGATCGAAGTAGTTGGGAGACGATTCGGGCAACAGGGTGCGGGCCAGCGTCGTCTTACCTGACTGGCGCGGTCCGGTCAGGACGACGACGGGCCCGCGGTCGAGCCCTGTACGAATTCGCTCCAGAAAGCGCTGTCGATTGACCATGACAGTCAATATACCGGGAAAATAGAACATAATAAGGGTCGATTTTCCCGGTAACAGACGGAACGAGTATCATACACCGACCCCGAAGGCAAGCAGGCCTGCCGCAAAGAAGAAGGGCTCGTCACCTTGGACCGAGCCCCTCGAGACCACGTTCACGCCCGCACTCGGCGCCGACCGTCAGTTCGGCCAGCGCGCCCGCACCGGGAACGGCGGCTGCGCCGGCGGACGACTCGTATCACGCTCGAGCAGCTTGAGCGCTTCAGCTACCCCACGTTCCAGCTGCGGATCCCGACCCGCCGCCGCCGACTTCGCATCGATCACAACCTCGATGTCCGGCGCCACCCCAACGTTCTCGGCGACCCAACCCTCCGGGCCGAAGATGGCGCCGCACGGCGAGGTAATCGCGCCACCGTCCATCAGCGGATACGGCACGCACGACGCAACCAGACCTCCCCAGGTCCGGGTTCCAATCAGCGGGCCGACCTTATGTTCGCGGAAGATCCAGGGAAAGTAGTCACCGCCGGAGCCGGCCAGCATGTTGATCAGCAGCACCTTGGGGCCCAGCACGCCGGCCAGGGGCAGGCGGAACGGCGCGCCGCCGTCCGCCTCGTTGGTAATGCCACCGACGGGGCGCCGGCTCATATAGTCGACCATGTAGTCGTCGAGCAGTCCACCGCCATTGAAACGCTCGTCGATGACCGCCCCCTGTTTGTCTTGCTGCGCAAAGAAGTAGCGATTGAAGGAGACATACCCCCCGCCGCCCGTATTCGGCACCCAGACGTAGGCCAGCCGCCCGTTCGAGAGCGAATCCACTTTGCGCCGGTTGTCCTCGACCCAGGTCCGCGCGCGGAGCGGCACGTCGGACCGCACCGGTACCACGGTGATATCCCACGCGCCATCGGCCGTGGGCCGATCATTGACGCGGAGCGTCGTCTGCCGATCGGCCGTTCCATCGAGCAGGCGCCAGAGGTCGTCAGTTCCGGACAGCGCGACGCCGTTGACGGCAAGGAGATAGTTGCCCTGAGCCACCCGCAACCCCGGAGCGTCCAGCGGGGCTCGCAGTTCGGGGTTCCAGCTTTCGCCGGTCAGGATCCGTGCAATCCGCCAGCGATTGCTCTCGATCCGGAAGTCAGCGCCGAGCAGACCAACCCTCGTGGTGTCGACCGGCGGGAGGTCGCCCCCGAAGACAAAACTGTGGCCGACCGAGAGCTCCCCACCAAGCTGGTCGAGCAGGTAGTTGAGATCGTCGCGATGCCGCACGTGCGCCACCAGCGGCGCGTGCCGAGCCCGAACGGCGTTCCAGTCAGCGCCATGCGTGTTGGTCGCGTAGAAGAAGTCGCGCTCGATTCGCCACGCCTCATCGAAGATCTGCTGCCACTCGACCTGCGGATCGACCTGCACACGAAGCGCGAGGTTGATCCGACCATCGTCCGGCCTCGGCGGCGCTTCGGTGCCGACGTTGCGCCAGGCACCGGCCGCCTGTACCAGAATCCGCTTGCCGTCACCGGAGGTCGAGAAGCGCTGCACCGTTGGCAGGAATACGTCGGCCCGGCGCTTGGACACATCGTACCGATGCAGCGTCATACCAGGCTGGTTCGCCACGCGCTCGGCCACAAAGAGCGCGCCGGTGCCGCCAACGGCAAGATCAGCATAGTCGCGAACCGGCATCTGCAAGGCCAGGATCCGGCGATCCAGCCGCTCAAAGTCGATCCGGACCTCGGTCGACGTCTTCCCGCCGGCGCTGTCTTTCGACGGGGCGGGCGGCGTAGCAGCGGGCGGCGCAGCAGTTGGCGCCGGGGCAACGCGCTCTTCGTCGCTCTCCGGAGCAAACGGCGTCGAGTCGTTGGCCCGGAGCACGGCAAGGTACACGCCGCGCGTCACCGGTCGATTGATGCTGCTGATGTTGGCAAAGCCACTGGCAAGACCGAGATCGGTGCTGGCCAGGAAGTAGAGCCAGCGTCCGTTCCGATCCCAAACCGGGCGAATCGCGTCGGCCAGCCCGTCGGTGAGTTGACGGCTCCGACCATCCGCCACCGACCACACCAGAATCCTTCGGAACTGGTTGGGATAGACTTTCGAGTACGCCAACCACTTCGAATCGGGCGACCAGGCCGGCTGCAACCCCGCACGATTCCAGACACTGCCGTCCGTATCCGCCGTCACGATCCGTCCGGTCGCGATCTCGAGCACCCGGAGGCGCGCCTTGTCGTCCACGAACGCAATCCGCGATCCGTCCGGCGACCACGCGGCGACGAAGGCGTACTTGGCATCGCCGATCGAGATCTCGCGCGGTGTCCCAAGTCCGTCCTGATCGCCGATCAGCAGCCGGTAGCCAGACCCCGCATCGGCAAACCATGCTACCTGCGCACCGTCCGGCGACCAGACCGGCGTCCGGTCCGCCACCCCCGGCGACCGGGACAAGTTGCGCGCGTCTCCCTTCTCCATCGGGACCGTGAAGATCTCGCCGCGCGCCTCGAAAAGCGCCCGTTTGCCCGAGGGCGAGAGCGAGGCCTGCGCAATGAAGCGGCCCGCATCCGTCCAGCGGGGCATCGCCCAGGGAAAGTCGCCCCGAGCCGTGATGTCGAGCTGCCGCAGCGCCCCGGTCGCCGGATCGAGCAGATGGATTCCACCGTTCTGCTCGAGCACCAGGGTGCCGCCACCCGCAGACAGCCATTTGACATCTGCGTTCTTGAAGCGGGTCACCTGGCGCACCGCGCGGCTGCTCAGGTCGTACGCCCAGACGTTGCTCGCGTGGTCGCGGTCGGACAGGAAGAAGACTGTGTTGCCGAGCCAGACGGGATGAACATCGGTGGTGAGTTCGTTCGGGAGCAGGGTCTCATCCAGGCTGCCCAGGTCGATCACGGTAATCGGGGTGTTCTGGCCGCCGCGGTACCCGCGCCACTCGACATCCCATCGGGTCGAACGCTCGTACACCATCCGGCGACCATCAGCGGCGTAGCTGCCGCGCAGGGCCATCGGAATCGGCAGCAGCGTCGGGGGGCCACCGGCTACCGGCTGGGTCCAGAGTCGGAAGTATGGAACCGGTGCCGCATCACGATCCGACGCGATGAGGACCTGACGTCCGTCAGGTGACCACCCCCGCGCCTCGTCGTTGCCGGGATGCCAGGTCAGTCGGCGGGCATCACCACCGTCGACCGAGACCACGTAGACATCCGGATTGCCACTCCGATTCGAGGTGAACGCGATCCAGCGCCCGTCGGGCGAGAACCAGGGATCGCGCTCGACTGCGGCCGTGCTGGTCAGACGACGAGCCTCGCCACCACTCCGGTTGACGACCCAGAGATCACCACCATAAACAAACGCCACGTGCGCGGCGCTCACCGCTGGCTGGCGCAGCAGGCGGGTACCCTGCGCCTCGAGGGACCCGGGTGCGACGAGTACCCCGAGCAGCAAGGCAAGCGAACACGATGTTCCGGCAATTCGTTTCATGGCCACCCCAGATGGTTCGAACGGAAGACATCATTCTCATCAGCAACGACTCGACATGCCGTGCCGAAAACAGAAGCGGTCCGGTCGGCAAGCCGAGACCGGACCGTTCGATAGTATGCGCAGCAAGCCGGCTACTGCGGACGCTCGAGCCAGTCGCGCTGGATGTCGCGGGCCCGCGCTCGGGGATAGCGCTTGATGTAGTCCCGAACGTAGCCTCGGTCGACCCCATGACGCCGGAGGTCCATCATGCCGGAGACGTCCGCGGCGTCGAGACCGAGCGTCACCATCTCGTCGATCCATGAAAAATCGAGCTCGGCCATTGCCCCGCCGACCGTGGCGCCGATTCGGGCGCCCTCGAGACCGAGCCGCGCAGCCTCGCCGATCAGCTGCGGAGTGACCATGCTCAGCGACTGCGAGATGATCCCACCAAGATCGATTGCCTCGAGAGCCCGCATCGCCGCGGTGACACCGATCTGGGCACCCTGCGTTGCCTGCTCGACGATCGCCGCCACGTCCGGCATGTCGCCCTCGGCAACATCGAGATCGTAGCCGACGTAGCGCCGCCCCTCGCCCCGCGACTTGCTGCCCACCGCGAGCGACAACAGCTCAACCGGTGACGGCTTCGGCCGCCCAGCCCGGGTGGCGCGCTCGACGTAAGCCGGATCGGCCGCGAACCCGAAGCGGCCGTCGCCCCAGCCGGCTTCGATTTCGCCCTCGAAGGTGATGGTGCCGCTCTCCCGCGTCAGCTCGAACCGGAGCGGACGACCCGTGAAGCCGGTACTGGTGGCCGAGAGTCCGCTCAACCCGGTCACCGGTACCGACAGGGACCAGCGGGATGCGTTCCGCCCGGTCCCTTCAACCAAACGCAGATCGAGGCACAACACCCGCCGCGCGACCGCCGGATCGCAGTTGGCCCGAACCAGCTCGCCGGTCCAGCGCCCATCGAGATCCGCAATCCGCGCCGAGCCGGTTGGAACGACGGTCAAGGCAGCAGTTGCTAAGACAAGACCCAGCTTCAACATAGAAACCTCCCGCCCGGGGAGTTGCCCGCGATGAAAGCCACGATGAGAACCTGATACTCACTGCGACACGCCGGAACCCGAAAACGTTGCAGCAAGATCGGACGATCGGGCCGGTCAATCCACAACGAAGCTTAGCGCCGATTGTTTCAGGCGGAAACCTCAGCCGACCGGTCGCCCCTCCTCGCGATCAGCAGTGACGAGCAGGCCGTGCAGCAGTTCTTCGTACCGGTTGGCCAGGAACGAGTGGCTGCCCCCGTGCCCGGACACTCGCGCTTCGGATCGTTCGAGGGCGCGGGAAAGCCATAGCCCTGCCCCGCCGCCAGCCGTGCCGGCTGGTCCAAACCACAGGTTCACGACCATGGGCACCTGGCTCGGTTGGAACCCCCAGTCCCGATATACCGCCAGCAGATCCTCGGTCGCCCCTTCCGGACCGCGACGGAATGCCTCTCGCAGCACAGCCCGGTGGTGCTCGCGCCAATCGGCATCGCGAACAACCGCCCGATCCGCCTCGTCGATGCTTCCCAGCAACCGATCGATGGTCCGATCAGGATCCGAAACCATGGCCGACGATACCGCGCGCACCCATCGCCTCAGCCACCAGGGAGCGTAGCGTGCCGAGAGACGCCGCAACCCCTCCCCCGCTCCGCCCCCGGTGACCACCGCCCGGTCCGGTGAGGCAACGCCCGACACGATCCCGACTGCCCGAAGCCGATGGGCAATCCGGAGCGCCGATGCCAGCACGAAGGGGGACGCGCCCCCCCAGCCGATCAGCGAGAAGCGTGAGATCCCGACCGCCTCGGCAAAGCCGAGCAGGTCGACCGGCCAGTCGAGCACCGAGCGCCCCGGCTTGGGGTCGGACAGACCGATCCCGGGGCGGTCCGGCGCCAGCAGGCGCACGCCCAGGCGTCGCGCCGCGAGGTCGATCGCGGGCGCGGCGATCTCGAGCCGGCAACCCAGGACGCCGTGGGCATGCACGACCGGCACGCCCTCCGGATCGCCAGACTCGGCGTAGCTCACCAGCCGCCCGTCAGCCAGGGTGACCCGGTGCTCGACTGCCGCCGATGCTGTCATCGCGTCGCCATCATCCGGCCACCTTCAGGAAAACAATCCCCCATTCGACTATCCTAACCATGCTGCAATCACCCGTCTCGAGGACGAATCCATGCCTCAGCTCGTGTCTCGATCCAACCAAGGAGTCCCGAGCCCCAGAATGACGGCTCGGTCGCTGATCAACCTGCTGCTCGTGCTGGTGATCGCCTTCGCCATGCCCCAGCAGGTACGCACAGTCGCGGCAGTCCAGCCGCAGGCCGGCGGGAGCCAGGGCAATTCGTACCAACTCGTCCTCGCCGTTGCCGCCGATGGAACGATGACCCTGAACGGACACGCCGTCCCCGAGGCCGAGCTGGAGCGCACCCTGACGGCAATTTACCGCGATCGGGCGTCGAAGGTTCTCTTCATCAAAGTCGCCAGCGAGCGGCCGGAGCAGGAGGTGCGTCGCATCATCGACCGGGCCAAAGCGGCCGGAGTACGGATCGTCGCCATGGTCCCACGACAAGGCTGAGGTGGCGCGGCAGGCTCAGACACTCCGGCCCAGGCCGGCCGGAGCGCGCGCCCGACCGACGACGCCGGTCAGGGCCACCAGCGCCAGGGCGTACGGCAGCATCAGGAAGAACTGATACGGAACGGCAAGGCCCATAGCCTGAAAGGCGAACTGCAGAGCCGTCGCCGCGCCAAAGCAGCCCGCCGCCGCTAGCGCACCAAGCGGATGCCAGCGACCCAGCACCACGATCGCAATGGCAATGAAGCCCCGCCCGGCGGTCATCCGCTCGGTAAATGCCCCAACCTGTGCCAGAACCAGCGTGGCCCCACCGATTCCGCCGAGCACACCGCCAGTGACAAC
This region of Gemmatimonadales bacterium genomic DNA includes:
- a CDS encoding ATP-binding protein; amino-acid sequence: MVNRQRFLERIRTGLDRGPVVVLTGPRQSGKTTLARTLLPESSPNYFDLEDPLSLGRLDEPRTALDPLRGLIVIDEVQRRPDLFPVLRVLADRPGTPARFLILGSASGDLMRQSSESLAGRAERIDIGGFTLAELGAESANDLWRRGGFPRAYLAQTEDDSIAWRKAFVQTLLERDLPQWGVRVPAVALLRFWTMLAHYHGQTWNATEPAYALGVKPAVTRRYLDLLTDAHMIRQLQPWFANVSKRQVKSPKIYVRDSGLLHQLLGVETESALLSHPKLGASWEGFAIEQVLAAEPHDEAWFWATHRGAEIDLLLRRGDRLLGVECKRADVPRITPSIRNALVDLSLDRVAIVYPGSRRFALADQVEAVPLATLAQPGLLFESATSS
- a CDS encoding PD40 domain-containing protein, giving the protein MKRIAGTSCSLALLLGVLVAPGSLEAQGTRLLRQPAVSAAHVAFVYGGDLWVVNRSGGEARRLTSTAAVERDPWFSPDGRWIAFTSNRSGNPDVYVVSVDGGDARRLTWHPGNDEARGWSPDGRQVLIASDRDAAPVPYFRLWTQPVAGGPPTLLPIPMALRGSYAADGRRMVYERSTRWDVEWRGYRGGQNTPITVIDLGSLDETLLPNELTTDVHPVWLGNTVFFLSDRDHASNVWAYDLSSRAVRQVTRFKNADVKWLSAGGGTLVLEQNGGIHLLDPATGALRQLDITARGDFPWAMPRWTDAGRFIAQASLSPSGKRALFEARGEIFTVPMEKGDARNLSRSPGVADRTPVWSPDGAQVAWFADAGSGYRLLIGDQDGLGTPREISIGDAKYAFVAAWSPDGSRIAFVDDKARLRVLEIATGRIVTADTDGSVWNRAGLQPAWSPDSKWLAYSKVYPNQFRRILVWSVADGRSRQLTDGLADAIRPVWDRNGRWLYFLASTDLGLASGFANISSINRPVTRGVYLAVLRANDSTPFAPESDEERVAPAPTAAPPAATPPAPSKDSAGGKTSTEVRIDFERLDRRILALQMPVRDYADLAVGGTGALFVAERVANQPGMTLHRYDVSKRRADVFLPTVQRFSTSGDGKRILVQAAGAWRNVGTEAPPRPDDGRINLALRVQVDPQVEWQQIFDEAWRIERDFFYATNTHGADWNAVRARHAPLVAHVRHRDDLNYLLDQLGGELSVGHSFVFGGDLPPVDTTRVGLLGADFRIESNRWRIARILTGESWNPELRAPLDAPGLRVAQGNYLLAVNGVALSGTDDLWRLLDGTADRQTTLRVNDRPTADGAWDITVVPVRSDVPLRARTWVEDNRRKVDSLSNGRLAYVWVPNTGGGGYVSFNRYFFAQQDKQGAVIDERFNGGGLLDDYMVDYMSRRPVGGITNEADGGAPFRLPLAGVLGPKVLLINMLAGSGGDYFPWIFREHKVGPLIGTRTWGGLVASCVPYPLMDGGAITSPCGAIFGPEGWVAENVGVAPDIEVVIDAKSAAAGRDPQLERGVAEALKLLERDTSRPPAQPPFPVRARWPN
- a CDS encoding alpha/beta hydrolase is translated as MTASAAVEHRVTLADGRLVSYAESGDPEGVPVVHAHGVLGCRLEIAAPAIDLAARRLGVRLLAPDRPGIGLSDPKPGRSVLDWPVDLLGFAEAVGISRFSLIGWGGASPFVLASALRIAHRLRAVGIVSGVASPDRAVVTGGGAGEGLRRLSARYAPWWLRRWVRAVSSAMVSDPDRTIDRLLGSIDEADRAVVRDADWREHHRAVLREAFRRGPEGATEDLLAVYRDWGFQPSQVPMVVNLWFGPAGTAGGGAGLWLSRALERSEARVSGHGGSHSFLANRYEELLHGLLVTADREEGRPVG
- a CDS encoding biopolymer transporter ExbD, translating into MTARSLINLLLVLVIAFAMPQQVRTVAAVQPQAGGSQGNSYQLVLAVAADGTMTLNGHAVPEAELERTLTAIYRDRASKVLFIKVASERPEQEVRRIIDRAKAAGVRIVAMVPRQG
- a CDS encoding ABC transporter permease, which codes for LFRTTSGLRLRAVGEQASAARAAGVSVRWRQTGAVVTGGVLGGIGGATLVLAQVGAFTERMTAGRGFIAIAIVVLGRWHPLGALAAAGCFGAATALQFAFQAMGLAVPYQFFLMLPYALALVALTGVVGRARAPAGLGRSV